CCAAAGATATCTGAGAACATATCGGGATTCATTATGTTCCACGAGACACTCTACCAGAAGACCGATGCAGGTGTTCCATTCGCTGAAGTGCTGCGCAAAAAGGGAATCATTCCTGGTATCAAGGTGGACAAGAACTCGGTGCCTTTGTTCTGCTCGATGGATGAGTTCACCACACAGGGCTTGGATGATCTGCATCTCCGCTGTGCCCAATACAAAAAGGATGGCTGTGACTTTGCCAAGTGGCGCTGTGTGCATAAAATTGATAAGACTACGCCCTCCTATCAAGCCATCATGGAGAATGCCAATGTGTTGGCAAGATATGCGGCCATCTGTCAGTCGCAGCATCTGGTTCCCATTATCGAGAGTGAGGTGCTTATGATCGGTGATCATGATCTCGATCGCTGTCAGAAGGTTACCGAAGCCGTATTGGCTGCCATCTATAAGGCGTTAAGCGATCACCATGTCTACTTGGAGGGCACTCTTCTCAGACCCAACATGGTAACCCCCGGCCAGAGTAGTCACAAGAACAACACACCCGCTGACATTGGCATGAGCACCATATTGGCACTTCGTCGCACTGTTCCACCTGCTGTTCCAGGTACAATCTTCACTTTAAACTGACTGATGACATCTAAACTCTTTGTTCTATAAAACTGCAGGTATTATGTTCCTGTCTGGTGGTCAGGCTGAGGAGGAATCCTCTGTCAACCTCAATGCCGCCAATAACGTGCCACTTTGCAAACCTTGGGCCTTAACTTTTGCATTTGGCCGAGCTATGCAGGCATCTGCATTGCGCTCCTGGGGCGGCAAGAAGGACAACGTGCAAACAGCTCAAAGCGAGCTTATTAAACGTGCCAAGGTATGATATTGATATACTTCAggtaaatcttaatttttattatacgtTCATTGCTTTAAAGGCTCACAGTTTGGCCAGCATTGGCAAATATGTGCCTGGGTCTATTGAAAGCTCGGCTGGCGCTGAAAAATTGGTAATTGATTCATATGAAGTCTAAGCAACTTACCAACTTGAGTTTAAGCTAACAATATGCAAGTACGAGCAACAATCAGTCAGAAAGTGTGCAagtcaataattaaaaacggCATTTCAACGAGCTCGTTTGCCCAATTGCTCCACTGTGGCATCAATATCTGACACTTGGCCACAAGCCGCATGTTCAATGTTCAATGTTCAATGTTCGATGCTCGATGCAACAGCTCGGAATATGGTTAACAAGCATGCAAAAGAGCAAAgagctgtggcagcaacaggcCCAACACGACTTCGGTTAACTGCAAAGTGTCGCATTAATCCATGGAGATTACCAGACGGCCACATGGCCAATACTCCAATACTCCACTTCAGTTGAACAGCAGGCCAACACTGCCATGCAGCTTAATTAACGCAAACGCATGCCAAAAGCCAAGCCAATGGCTGTGAAGCATGTTAAGCATGTGGCCAAGTGCTCGACTTAATCAGACGAAGCTTCAGTTCAGGTAGCGACGACTCTGGCGactctggcaacactggcaacactggcgTCAGTGTCATGTTGCTGGCAAATTAGTCAGACCCATAGCCAATTGCCCCCGCTCCTCCGCATGTGGGCCGAGAGACGAGAGAGAGGCtagcaataattaaaattaaagcactGACTAAGTTATGGCTGCTCTCCCCGCTCGCTGAGTCGCCACAATAATGCAACAGACACGCACAATTTTATTCACACTCTGCAGAAGCAAAGGCTTTCATTGATTTCTCTACTCAATACGGTAAGCTTAAGACTCGAGTTGAAACATTACAATGCCCGACTTGACAATTAACTGCAACGCACAAAAGTGATTCGACATTTGGAAATACTACAATTTattcgaaataaaatttgaagttgCTAAGTTTGTGGTTGTGAAATGCTGTAtctattgaaaatttatattctcTGTTATAGTGTATCAGTTAGTCGTCTATGCGCGTACACTCTCCCGCATGTTTtcacctgctgctgctgcttgtgcCTGTGCGACAACTGAGTTTTGTGGTTAATCCAATCGCCATATCCCAATCAGGCCAACGTGAGCAGCATGTCATGTTAATTGCTTcgctgtgtgagtgtgagtgtgagtatatgttgaacatgtgtgtgtgagtgtaaatTGCCATTATGCTCATGTTTGCTTAATATGTGGCACACAACCCACTGAGCTCTCAGCAGCACGCAACGCGTCAAGCCAATTAAAGCCAAATTATAGCAGCGCTTTTTAATGACATgcagcgtcgcgtcgcgtcgcgtcgttCTCGGATCTCCACAGACCCCACCTTGCTCAGTATCCTCTAGACTCCGCGTACTCAGCTGACACTCTGTCCGTCAGCGAATTCAATTTGGCGTTGAAGATTTATGGGCGTGCCGCCTGCTAATGTGCCAAGACAAAgcccaataccaataccaataccaatagcAGTTCTTACTTAAATGCAATGATCAAGCCCACAGCTTTGCCGTCGGCACGCGTTTAAAGACCGAAAACTGTTGCGAGCACATCAAAGACAGAAATGCCGACAATTtggacagcgactgcgacacGGCTAACGAGCTCGGACTCGGACTCTTGGCTCTTGGCCATAACAGCTCAagtttaaaatgcaaacaaatcgAGAGTAGCGACAAGTGGGCGTTGGCCATGCCTCCAACAGTTAAACTATTACTATGACTGTAACTCGATAATTTTCTGATCGAACTATGGCGCCACAGTGGCGGCAGGGGCAACTGGTCAGCACAAATCACTCAATTGTCAAACGCTTGTTGATTAATTTGGTGTTAATAACGCTTGCCTGCAAATCCTGCCCCAGACACAATCGCAGTCCAAGTCGCAGTCACAGGCCAAGTTCCAATACCAGTCTTGATCTCAGTCTGAGTCGCAGTC
The genomic region above belongs to Drosophila innubila isolate TH190305 chromosome 3R unlocalized genomic scaffold, UK_Dinn_1.0 2_E_3R, whole genome shotgun sequence and contains:
- the LOC117792077 gene encoding fructose-bisphosphate aldolase; translated protein: MTTQFYYPNKELQDELSCIAKALVAPGKGIIAADESNATMGKRFQAIGLENTEENRRLYRQLLITTDPKISENISGFIMFHETLYQKTDAGVPFAEVLRKKGIIPGIKVDKNSVPLFCSMDEFTTQGLDDLHLRCAQYKKDGCDFAKWRCVHKIDKTTPSYQAIMENANVLARYAAICQSQHLVPIIESEVLMIGDHDLDRCQKVTEAVLAAIYKALSDHHVYLEGTLLRPNMVTPGQSSHKNNTPADIGMSTILALRRTVPPAVPGIMFLSGGQAEEESSVNLNAANNVPLCKPWALTFAFGRAMQASALRSWGGKKDNVQTAQSELIKRAKAHSLASIGKYVPGSIESSAGAEKLVIDSYEV